A DNA window from Guyparkeria halophila contains the following coding sequences:
- a CDS encoding CheR family methyltransferase, which yields MKAETFDRFCAFLEQHSGILLSRDKQYLVETRLSRVARSKGHASVEALIETLLSRRDRLLARDVVDAMTTNETLWFRDGYPFAALEKKFFPEAVAAKKSSYRIWSAACSTGQEAFSISIIAEEQRVPFNLEIVGTDISEAVVEKARQGVFDDLSLGRGLSPERKRQYFVKAGNGWKVAPQISRRTQFRVGNLLELRPESRRYDLVFCRNVLIYFSRETKAKIIDRIADTLVPGGYLILGASESLTQLSDRFTPERLPTGGTAYRLKD from the coding sequence ATGAAGGCCGAAACCTTTGACCGGTTCTGCGCGTTCCTGGAACAGCACAGCGGTATCCTGCTGAGTCGCGACAAGCAGTACCTGGTGGAAACCCGATTGTCGCGCGTGGCCCGTTCGAAGGGCCACGCCTCGGTGGAGGCGCTGATCGAGACATTGCTGTCGCGTCGCGATCGCTTGCTTGCCCGCGACGTGGTCGATGCCATGACCACCAACGAGACGCTCTGGTTTCGTGACGGTTACCCCTTCGCGGCGCTGGAGAAGAAGTTCTTCCCCGAGGCGGTTGCGGCGAAGAAATCCAGCTACCGGATCTGGTCGGCGGCCTGTTCCACCGGTCAGGAGGCGTTTTCGATCAGCATCATTGCCGAGGAGCAGCGGGTGCCGTTCAATCTCGAGATCGTCGGCACCGACATCTCCGAGGCAGTGGTCGAGAAGGCCCGCCAGGGTGTTTTCGATGATCTTTCCCTGGGGCGTGGGCTATCGCCGGAGCGAAAGCGTCAATATTTCGTCAAGGCCGGTAATGGCTGGAAGGTCGCCCCCCAGATCAGTCGCCGGACGCAGTTCCGCGTCGGTAACCTGCTCGAGTTGCGCCCCGAGTCCCGTCGCTACGACCTGGTCTTCTGCCGCAACGTCCTGATCTACTTCTCGCGCGAGACCAAGGCTAAGATCATCGACCGCATCGCCGACACGCTGGTGCCCGGCGGCTACCTGATCCTCGGCGCATCGGAGTCACTGACCCAGCTCTCCGACCGCTTTACCCCTGAACGATTACCCACCGGTGGCACCGCCTACCGACTCAAGGACTGA
- the flgB gene encoding flagellar basal body rod protein FlgB, whose protein sequence is MSIINDRLLGIHDDALMLQERSLKLRAENIANADTPGYKARVMSFDQAMETALQSKSSSPAGSAGRLMTEDPRQMGGGASSSIREGFSVPDAPALDGNTVDLDKERVGFTQDAVGYQTTLSFLNSRVAGIKKALSGQ, encoded by the coding sequence ATGTCGATCATCAATGACCGCCTGCTTGGCATCCACGACGATGCCCTGATGCTTCAGGAACGCAGCCTCAAGCTGCGCGCCGAGAACATCGCCAATGCCGACACGCCGGGCTACAAGGCGCGGGTAATGTCGTTCGACCAGGCGATGGAGACGGCGTTGCAGAGCAAGTCCTCCTCGCCGGCCGGGAGTGCCGGGCGCCTGATGACCGAGGACCCGCGCCAGATGGGTGGCGGCGCCTCCTCGTCGATCCGCGAGGGCTTTTCCGTACCGGACGCGCCGGCGCTGGACGGCAATACCGTCGATCTCGACAAGGAGCGGGTGGGCTTCACCCAGGATGCCGTGGGCTATCAGACGACGCTTTCGTTCCTCAACAGTCGCGTTGCCGGCATCAAGAAGGCCCTGAGTGGCCAGTGA
- the flgC gene encoding flagellar basal body rod protein FlgC, producing MSLYDVFNISSSAMAAQSTRLNTTASNLANANVDASSPEEAYKARQPVFQTVLEANGGRGVKVAGITESQAQAAPKHDPGNPLADENGYVYSSNVNPVEEMVNMLSASRTYQTNVQVMDTTKQLAMRTLQLGQGQ from the coding sequence ATGAGCTTGTACGACGTATTCAATATCTCGTCCTCCGCGATGGCGGCGCAATCGACCCGATTGAACACCACCGCATCGAACCTGGCGAATGCCAACGTGGATGCCTCCTCACCGGAAGAGGCCTACAAGGCAAGACAGCCGGTGTTCCAGACCGTGCTCGAGGCCAATGGCGGTCGTGGCGTGAAGGTCGCCGGGATCACCGAGTCCCAGGCGCAGGCGGCCCCAAAGCACGACCCGGGCAATCCGCTGGCCGACGAGAACGGCTATGTCTATAGCTCGAACGTCAATCCGGTCGAGGAGATGGTCAACATGCTGTCGGCCTCACGGACCTACCAGACCAATGTCCAGGTGATGGACACCACCAAGCAGCTGGCCATGCGCACGCTGCAGCTCGGCCAGGGCCAGTAA
- a CDS encoding flagellar hook assembly protein FlgD — protein MTSSVNSDIYADLGLAASKGNKGENKQNLDQTDFLKLLTTQMQNQDPMKPMDNTQFVAQMAQFSSLEGITQLNDTVSGFQESVQSNQVMQASSLVGKAAMVKGDTAQMYHMQQADGSTAPSGILGAVDVPAGASKMSVEITNASGQVVKTIDVPVNGSDRPSFSWDGRLKDGRMAPEGNYKVNATATVDGKGQAPQTYVGAVISSVGVTKNGPELNLDGLSSVKLSDIVEIIN, from the coding sequence ATGACCAGTTCCGTTAACAGCGACATCTACGCCGACCTCGGGCTTGCTGCCTCGAAGGGGAACAAGGGCGAGAACAAGCAGAACCTGGACCAGACGGACTTCCTGAAACTGCTGACCACGCAGATGCAGAACCAGGATCCGATGAAGCCGATGGACAACACCCAGTTCGTCGCGCAGATGGCCCAGTTCTCCTCGCTCGAGGGCATTACCCAGCTCAACGACACCGTCTCCGGGTTCCAGGAGTCGGTGCAGTCAAACCAGGTAATGCAGGCCTCCTCGCTGGTCGGCAAGGCCGCCATGGTCAAGGGCGATACGGCCCAGATGTATCACATGCAGCAGGCGGATGGCAGCACGGCACCCTCTGGGATCCTGGGCGCGGTCGACGTGCCCGCCGGCGCCTCGAAGATGAGCGTCGAGATCACCAATGCGAGTGGACAGGTGGTCAAGACCATCGACGTGCCGGTCAACGGATCGGATCGACCGTCCTTTTCCTGGGACGGACGGCTGAAGGACGGGCGCATGGCGCCCGAGGGCAACTACAAGGTGAATGCCACGGCGACGGTGGACGGCAAGGGGCAGGCGCCCCAGACCTACGTCGGGGCCGTGATCAGCAGTGTGGGCGTGACCAAGAATGGGCCGGAGCTGAATCTCGACGGTTTGTCGTCGGTCAAGCTGTCGGATATCGTTGAAATCATTAATTAA
- the flgE gene encoding flagellar hook protein FlgE → MSFNTSISGLNAAQKDLNVTSNNIANAKSTGFKKSRAEFGDIYAVSAFGNSKTAVGQGVINQAVTQQFSQGNLEFTDNSLDLAISGQGFFAFQPSLDSSESVFSRAGALGVNKNGYLVNQAGEFLKALPVNENGTLQSTSLATSSPVQLPVAAGAPQATTEGSLSLNLPAGAATPPVTTFDPDDPDSYNQANSQRIYDSLGNPHTLTSYFVKTGNPNEWDVYYQIDDQPVADMTQQTVTFNTDGSFDSASANPVTVTETGANLGTGAGDLSIDMTFRTDSTQYNGPFNVADQSADGNTTGQLTGISVGTDGLIRASYTNGESIPLGKVALVDFRNPQGLKQVGDNQWIESIDSGGPLAGEAGTGTFGAIQGGALETSNVDLTSELVSLITAQRNFQANSRAIEANKTLSDTIIGIR, encoded by the coding sequence ATGTCGTTCAATACCTCCATCAGCGGCCTGAACGCCGCGCAGAAAGACCTGAACGTGACGAGCAACAACATTGCCAATGCCAAGTCCACCGGCTTCAAGAAGTCGCGGGCCGAGTTCGGCGATATCTATGCGGTCAGCGCGTTCGGCAACAGCAAGACGGCCGTGGGCCAGGGTGTCATCAACCAGGCGGTCACCCAGCAGTTCTCGCAGGGTAACCTCGAGTTCACCGATAATTCGCTCGACTTGGCGATTTCCGGTCAGGGCTTTTTCGCCTTCCAGCCCTCACTGGATAGTTCCGAATCTGTGTTCAGCCGTGCGGGTGCGCTAGGCGTGAACAAGAACGGTTATCTGGTGAACCAGGCGGGTGAGTTCCTGAAGGCACTTCCGGTTAACGAGAATGGGACATTGCAATCGACCTCATTGGCGACCTCCAGTCCAGTCCAGTTGCCGGTAGCCGCCGGCGCCCCGCAGGCTACCACCGAGGGAAGTTTGTCGCTCAACTTGCCCGCAGGTGCAGCAACCCCGCCGGTGACGACGTTCGACCCTGATGACCCGGACTCTTACAACCAGGCAAACTCGCAGCGGATTTATGATTCCTTGGGTAATCCGCACACGTTGACGAGTTATTTCGTCAAAACAGGCAATCCCAACGAATGGGATGTTTACTACCAGATCGATGATCAGCCGGTGGCTGACATGACCCAGCAGACGGTTACGTTCAATACAGATGGTTCGTTCGACTCGGCCAGTGCCAATCCGGTGACCGTGACCGAGACCGGTGCAAATTTGGGCACTGGGGCTGGGGATCTGAGTATCGACATGACGTTTCGCACCGACTCGACTCAATACAATGGCCCGTTCAATGTTGCCGATCAGTCAGCCGACGGCAACACCACCGGTCAACTGACTGGCATCTCGGTCGGCACCGACGGCCTGATTCGTGCGAGCTACACCAACGGCGAGTCCATCCCGCTTGGCAAGGTCGCCCTGGTCGACTTTCGTAACCCCCAAGGCCTGAAACAGGTGGGCGACAACCAGTGGATTGAATCCATCGACTCGGGTGGGCCGCTGGCGGGTGAAGCCGGTACCGGTACTTTTGGTGCCATTCAGGGTGGGGCATTGGAGACGTCCAACGTCGACCTCACTTCCGAGTTGGTCAGCCTGATCACCGCACAGCGGAACTTCCAGGCCAACTCGCGGGCGATCGAGGCCAACAAGACCCTGAGCGACACCATTATCGGCATCCGCTGA
- the flgF gene encoding flagellar basal-body rod protein FlgF: MDRLAYIAMSGASQTLRAQATNANNLANVNTQGFKADIDAFAALPVYGPGQASRAYTEAQGKGADFSAGPLMTTGRDLDVAIKGDGFLAVEAPDGRVAYTRRGDLHLTANGQLQTGQGDPVMGNEGPIAIPPAEKIDIHADGSISIIPVGGDANAPAMVDRIRLVNPAQADLTKGGDGRFSLRPGVEEPQADAAVQVASGVLEGSNVNAVEAMVNMIEYGRMFETQSRMIRTADENGEAADRLMRLG; the protein is encoded by the coding sequence ATGGATCGTCTGGCTTATATCGCCATGAGCGGTGCCTCGCAGACATTACGGGCCCAGGCCACCAACGCCAATAATTTGGCGAACGTGAACACCCAGGGCTTCAAGGCCGATATCGACGCCTTTGCCGCCCTGCCGGTCTACGGCCCGGGGCAGGCCTCGCGGGCCTATACCGAGGCGCAGGGCAAGGGCGCGGACTTCTCCGCTGGCCCCTTGATGACCACCGGTCGGGATCTGGATGTCGCTATCAAGGGTGACGGGTTTCTTGCCGTCGAGGCGCCGGACGGGCGGGTGGCGTACACCCGCCGCGGGGACCTGCACCTGACCGCCAACGGCCAGTTGCAGACCGGGCAGGGTGATCCGGTGATGGGCAACGAGGGCCCGATCGCGATCCCACCGGCCGAGAAGATCGACATCCATGCCGACGGCAGCATCAGCATCATCCCGGTAGGGGGTGACGCCAACGCGCCGGCGATGGTCGATCGCATCCGGCTGGTCAACCCGGCGCAGGCCGATCTGACCAAGGGCGGGGATGGACGCTTTTCCCTGCGCCCAGGCGTTGAAGAACCCCAGGCCGATGCCGCGGTTCAGGTAGCCAGCGGCGTGCTCGAGGGCAGCAACGTCAACGCCGTCGAGGCCATGGTCAACATGATCGAGTACGGCCGCATGTTCGAGACACAAAGCCGCATGATTCGCACGGCAGACGAGAACGGCGAAGCCGCCGACCGCCTGATGCGCCTCGGTTAA
- the flgG gene encoding flagellar basal-body rod protein FlgG: MTTPALWTAKTGLDAQQTRMSVISNNLANVNTTGFKRDRAVFEDLIYQNYRQVGAANNQQDEVPTGLNVGTGVRVVATEKQHTQGNLQQTDNALDMAVNGRGFFQVLQPDGNIAYTRDGDFSLNSDGQLVTANGQPVQPAINVPQGAQSITIGSDGTVSAQLAGQAQPVQLGNIQLADFVNPAGLQPIGNNLFVESGASGAPQLDTPGLNGLGAIQQGALESSNVNVVEELVSMIETQRSYEMNSKAISTTDGMLQYLNQNV, from the coding sequence ATGACCACACCCGCACTCTGGACAGCAAAAACCGGCCTGGACGCGCAGCAGACGCGCATGTCGGTGATTTCCAACAACCTCGCCAACGTCAATACCACCGGTTTCAAGCGTGACCGGGCGGTGTTCGAGGATCTGATCTACCAGAACTACCGGCAGGTCGGCGCGGCGAACAACCAGCAGGACGAGGTGCCGACGGGCCTCAACGTCGGCACCGGTGTCCGCGTGGTGGCCACGGAGAAGCAGCACACCCAAGGCAATCTTCAGCAGACCGATAACGCCCTGGACATGGCCGTCAACGGCCGCGGTTTCTTCCAGGTGCTCCAGCCGGACGGCAACATCGCCTACACCCGTGACGGCGATTTCTCGCTCAACAGCGACGGCCAGTTGGTCACGGCTAATGGTCAGCCGGTACAGCCGGCGATCAACGTTCCACAAGGGGCGCAATCGATCACGATCGGTTCGGACGGTACGGTCAGCGCGCAGTTGGCCGGCCAGGCCCAGCCGGTCCAGCTGGGCAACATCCAGCTGGCGGACTTCGTCAACCCGGCGGGCCTGCAGCCGATCGGCAACAACCTGTTCGTCGAGTCTGGCGCCAGTGGGGCGCCCCAGCTGGACACCCCAGGCCTCAACGGCCTGGGCGCGATCCAGCAGGGCGCGCTGGAGAGCTCGAACGTCAACGTGGTCGAGGAGCTGGTCAGCATGATCGAAACGCAGCGTTCGTACGAGATGAATTCCAAGGCCATCTCGACGACCGACGGCATGCTCCAGTACCTCAACCAGAACGTCTGA
- the flgH gene encoding flagellar basal body L-ring protein FlgH → MKSSIQSLFRAPVWLGVLLLAGCASQPPIKPDPQFEPSLPPETSEHNPVQSNGAIFQTGQVDNLFADSRPYRVGDILTVILEERMQASKSAQTSTGKSQETAITPPNVLGLTGPAIERLNAQISGERDFAGDGESSQQNTLNGQITVTVARVLSNGNLVIRGQKWIGINQGSEFIKLAGMVRPQDIAADNTIMSTRVANAQIAYGGEGVINESNNMGWLARFFNSPVFPF, encoded by the coding sequence ATGAAATCGTCAATCCAGTCGCTTTTCCGGGCACCGGTCTGGCTCGGGGTGTTGCTGCTGGCCGGTTGCGCCAGTCAGCCGCCGATCAAGCCCGACCCGCAATTCGAGCCCTCGTTGCCGCCGGAGACATCCGAGCACAACCCGGTGCAGAGCAACGGAGCGATCTTCCAGACGGGGCAGGTGGACAACCTGTTCGCCGACTCGCGGCCGTATCGCGTTGGCGACATCTTGACGGTGATCCTCGAGGAGCGCATGCAGGCCTCCAAGAGCGCGCAGACCTCCACCGGCAAGAGCCAGGAAACGGCGATTACCCCGCCAAACGTCCTGGGGTTGACCGGCCCGGCGATCGAGCGGCTCAACGCGCAGATCAGCGGCGAGCGTGACTTCGCCGGCGACGGCGAGAGCAGCCAGCAAAATACGCTCAACGGTCAGATCACCGTGACTGTCGCCCGCGTGCTCTCCAACGGCAATCTCGTGATCCGCGGCCAGAAGTGGATCGGCATCAATCAGGGCAGCGAGTTCATCAAGCTGGCCGGGATGGTCCGCCCGCAGGACATCGCCGCCGACAACACCATTATGTCGACCCGCGTGGCCAACGCGCAGATTGCCTACGGTGGCGAAGGCGTGATCAACGAATCGAACAACATGGGCTGGCTGGCGCGCTTCTTCAACAGCCCGGTCTTCCCCTTCTGA
- a CDS encoding flagellar basal body P-ring protein FlgI, protein MHITTHIRAFLAGLLPLMLAAAAAAYAPQAGAERIKDVASFAGVRDNQLIGYGIVVGLAGTGDQTTQVPFTRQSIQNMLERQGLSPDGGNVQLNNVAAVMVTANLPPFAKPGQTIDVTVSSIGNADSLRGGELLMTPLKGADDNIYAVAQGSLIVGGLDASGRDGSRVTVNIPTAGRVPNGATVERSVPSKMGGAGAVFLNLREPDFTTARRMEKAINDALGGGVAQAVDGGTVKVRAPDSPDQRVGFMSVLENVQVQPGEGPARVVVNSRSGTVVIGQNVTIEAAAVSHGNLTVTVDESLNVSQPAPFSEGETVVTPESDVTVQEAVNPAFVFDPGVKLNDIVQAINAVGASPSDLVAILQALKSAGALKAQLIVI, encoded by the coding sequence ATGCATATCACTACACACATTCGAGCCTTTCTCGCCGGCCTGTTGCCACTGATGCTCGCCGCTGCGGCCGCCGCCTATGCCCCGCAGGCGGGGGCCGAGCGCATCAAGGATGTGGCGAGCTTCGCCGGGGTGCGTGACAACCAGTTGATCGGCTACGGCATCGTCGTGGGTCTGGCCGGCACGGGCGACCAGACCACCCAGGTGCCGTTCACCCGCCAGAGCATCCAGAACATGCTCGAGCGCCAGGGGTTGTCGCCTGATGGCGGCAACGTGCAGCTCAACAACGTGGCGGCGGTCATGGTCACCGCCAACCTGCCACCGTTCGCCAAGCCGGGTCAGACGATCGACGTCACGGTCTCCTCGATCGGCAACGCCGACAGCCTGCGTGGGGGCGAACTCCTGATGACGCCGCTGAAGGGCGCGGACGACAACATCTATGCCGTGGCCCAGGGCAGCCTGATCGTCGGCGGCTTGGATGCCTCGGGGCGTGACGGCTCACGCGTGACCGTCAACATTCCCACGGCCGGGCGTGTGCCTAACGGGGCGACGGTCGAGCGCAGCGTCCCGTCCAAGATGGGTGGTGCCGGGGCGGTGTTCCTCAACCTCCGCGAGCCTGACTTCACCACCGCGCGCCGCATGGAAAAGGCCATCAACGATGCGCTCGGCGGTGGCGTGGCACAGGCGGTCGATGGCGGCACGGTCAAAGTGCGCGCGCCTGACTCGCCCGACCAGCGTGTCGGTTTCATGTCGGTGCTGGAGAACGTCCAGGTCCAACCGGGTGAAGGCCCGGCCCGCGTGGTGGTCAACTCGCGCAGCGGGACGGTCGTCATCGGTCAGAACGTCACGATCGAGGCGGCCGCTGTCTCGCACGGCAACCTGACAGTCACGGTGGACGAGAGCCTCAACGTCTCGCAGCCGGCGCCCTTCAGTGAAGGCGAGACGGTCGTCACGCCGGAGTCGGATGTCACCGTGCAGGAAGCGGTTAATCCCGCTTTCGTCTTCGATCCGGGCGTGAAGCTCAACGACATCGTCCAGGCCATCAATGCGGTCGGTGCCTCGCCGTCGGACCTGGTTGCCATCCTGCAGGCGCTCAAGAGCGCCGGGGCGCTCAAGGCCCAGTTGATCGTGATCTGA
- the flgJ gene encoding flagellar assembly peptidoglycan hydrolase FlgJ, whose product MVSPAQINSYTDFQGLNQLRSQAGKDPGQALKQVASQFETQFVKMMLQSMREATPRDGLFNSEQTKTFEGMFDQEIAQKLSSRAGGIGLAEMIERQLSKQAGAMDGERPSEGFPLQVKEGGGVVEQAPRAYPLPDASEWTLRPHAWMQKDRETEDVPGEDKKLAQPGPTKERLAALDSSEAAGVKKQPAYWESPEQFVEAILPHAREAADKLGVSPKVLVAQSALETGWGKHVPHDGSGQASNNFFGIKADRSWNGERQVHGTLEFESGSLVRRQAAFREYDSMAASFNDFARFIQENPRYGKALEARDDPEQFARELQQAGYATDPKYADKLISIMNSPAMKDAV is encoded by the coding sequence ATGGTTAGTCCGGCGCAAATCAACTCGTATACCGATTTCCAGGGCCTCAACCAACTGCGTTCGCAGGCGGGTAAGGATCCGGGGCAGGCGCTCAAGCAGGTCGCCTCCCAGTTCGAGACCCAGTTCGTCAAGATGATGCTGCAGTCGATGCGTGAAGCCACGCCGCGCGATGGTCTGTTCAACAGTGAGCAGACCAAGACCTTCGAGGGCATGTTCGACCAGGAGATCGCGCAGAAACTCTCCAGCCGCGCCGGCGGCATCGGCCTGGCAGAGATGATCGAGCGCCAGTTGTCCAAGCAGGCCGGCGCCATGGACGGCGAGCGGCCATCGGAGGGTTTCCCGCTGCAGGTCAAGGAAGGAGGGGGCGTGGTCGAGCAGGCGCCACGTGCCTACCCGTTGCCCGATGCCTCCGAATGGACCCTGCGTCCGCATGCCTGGATGCAGAAGGACCGGGAGACCGAAGACGTCCCCGGGGAGGACAAGAAACTGGCGCAGCCGGGACCGACGAAAGAGCGGTTGGCCGCGCTGGATTCATCCGAGGCGGCGGGCGTCAAGAAACAGCCGGCCTACTGGGAATCGCCGGAGCAGTTTGTCGAAGCCATCCTCCCGCATGCTCGGGAGGCGGCCGACAAGCTGGGCGTTTCGCCCAAGGTGCTGGTGGCTCAGTCGGCGCTGGAGACCGGCTGGGGCAAGCACGTGCCGCATGACGGCAGCGGTCAGGCGAGCAATAACTTCTTCGGCATCAAGGCGGATCGCAGCTGGAACGGTGAACGCCAGGTCCATGGCACGCTGGAATTCGAGTCCGGCAGTCTGGTGCGTCGACAGGCCGCCTTCCGTGAGTACGACTCGATGGCTGCCTCGTTCAACGATTTTGCCCGTTTCATCCAGGAGAACCCGCGCTACGGCAAGGCCCTGGAAGCCCGTGACGATCCCGAGCAGTTCGCCCGGGAACTGCAGCAGGCCGGCTATGCCACCGACCCGAAGTACGCCGACAAACTGATATCGATCATGAATTCGCCGGCGATGAAGGACGCGGTGTGA
- the flgK gene encoding flagellar hook-associated protein FlgK, which produces MADILSNATSGLLAVQRALTTTGNNVANANTEGYSRQVVNLSARPPEFVGNGYVGNGTQVQSITRRFDQFVESQLRDATSDNSRLQFVNEFASQITGVLGDTETGVAQSTQAFFNAASDVAANPTDTTARQAYLDQASALTDRFNQLDGRLADMNARIGMEANAISREVNTFAEEIANLNDTISKAYRRDPNALPNDLLDRRDQLVRDIAERVNIRVNEDGAGSLNLAVGTGQSLVTGNSATQFQAINGASGLTVKIGDKVITERVTGGKIGGMIDTQNELITPLRNELGRAAMVMAQESNAIQTNGFDLDGNAGNPLFSTLGTFEPNVTVDSRNDGDGSASGSITDATLLEGTRYEARFDGANWQIRSQDDPGTTLATVGPAGTTSGLPGMDLSFNGTPQSGDVLYIDPAAGAAGRIETSLSDPRDVAAAGDDGTGSSLGTRDNTQIQAMAALANQRLVGQTASGGPGQDGIDAFDGQTIGGALSSAVSNAGSVAATAQLQGESAQSALDSLVARQQSVSGVNLDEEAANLLKYQQQYQALARTISISGNLFQSVLNALG; this is translated from the coding sequence ATGGCGGACATCCTCAGCAACGCAACCAGTGGTCTGCTCGCCGTTCAGCGTGCCCTGACCACCACGGGCAACAACGTCGCGAATGCGAACACCGAAGGCTATTCCCGCCAGGTGGTCAACCTCAGCGCTCGCCCCCCGGAGTTCGTCGGTAACGGCTACGTGGGCAATGGCACGCAGGTGCAGTCCATCACTCGGCGTTTCGACCAATTCGTCGAAAGCCAGTTGCGTGATGCCACCAGCGACAACAGCCGGCTGCAATTCGTGAACGAGTTTGCCAGCCAGATCACCGGTGTGCTGGGGGACACCGAGACTGGTGTCGCCCAGAGCACGCAGGCCTTTTTCAATGCAGCGAGCGACGTGGCGGCGAACCCCACCGACACGACAGCCCGCCAGGCCTACCTCGACCAGGCCTCGGCCCTGACGGATCGTTTCAACCAGCTCGACGGGCGTCTGGCAGACATGAATGCGCGCATCGGCATGGAGGCGAACGCGATCTCGCGTGAGGTGAATACTTTTGCTGAGGAGATCGCCAACCTCAACGACACGATCAGCAAAGCCTACCGCCGCGATCCCAACGCCTTGCCGAACGACCTGCTTGATCGGCGCGATCAACTGGTTCGTGATATCGCCGAGCGGGTCAATATTCGGGTGAACGAGGACGGGGCCGGTTCGCTGAACCTGGCCGTGGGCACCGGCCAATCGCTGGTGACGGGCAACAGCGCTACCCAATTTCAGGCGATCAATGGCGCTTCCGGTTTGACCGTCAAGATCGGCGACAAAGTCATCACGGAGCGGGTCACCGGCGGCAAGATCGGCGGCATGATTGATACCCAGAACGAGCTGATCACTCCGCTGCGTAACGAACTGGGGCGGGCGGCGATGGTGATGGCCCAGGAGAGCAATGCCATCCAGACCAATGGCTTTGACCTCGACGGCAATGCCGGTAACCCGCTGTTCAGCACGCTTGGTACCTTCGAGCCGAATGTGACCGTGGATAGCCGGAACGACGGTGACGGTTCTGCCTCCGGCTCAATCACCGATGCCACGCTGCTCGAGGGCACGCGCTATGAGGCGCGCTTCGATGGTGCCAATTGGCAGATCCGCTCACAGGACGATCCGGGCACGACGCTGGCGACCGTCGGCCCCGCTGGCACAACCTCGGGTCTGCCCGGTATGGACCTGAGCTTCAACGGGACGCCGCAGTCGGGGGATGTGCTCTACATCGATCCGGCTGCCGGGGCCGCCGGGCGGATCGAGACCTCCTTGAGCGACCCACGCGATGTCGCCGCTGCCGGTGACGACGGTACGGGCAGTTCGCTGGGCACGCGCGACAATACCCAGATCCAGGCGATGGCCGCACTGGCGAACCAGCGCCTGGTTGGTCAGACCGCCTCGGGTGGCCCCGGCCAAGACGGGATCGATGCGTTTGATGGTCAGACCATCGGCGGAGCGCTGTCCTCGGCGGTCAGCAATGCGGGATCGGTGGCTGCGACCGCTCAGCTGCAGGGTGAGTCGGCCCAGTCGGCACTCGACAGTCTTGTGGCCCGGCAGCAGTCGGTCTCCGGGGTCAACCTGGACGAGGAAGCGGCCAACCTCCTCAAGTACCAGCAGCAGTACCAGGCGCTGGCCCGGACGATTTCCATCTCGGGCAACCTGTTCCAGTCCGTTCTCAATGCTCTGGGCTAA